In Trueperaceae bacterium, the genomic stretch GAGCGACGGCCATGGCAAGGATGCGCTTCATGGTTCCTCCTCTGGGGGCGGACCACTCGGCGAGCGGCCGCATCGGTATGGGTACTTCCCCCGACCGCCTACCATGCCGGTTCCGCGTCAAGTCCACATCATGGCGTATCGGGCCGGACCTCCCCGAACGGTACGTCCGTGTCGTCGGGGCGTCGGGTGCGGTGCGGCGCGGTGCGTGCGGTGCGGGGCAGGCGCGTCAGAGGCAGGCGCTAGCGTTCTTCGAGGCGACGACGTGCCCGAGCGCCAGGTCGAGGGGGAGGGTGGCCGCGGGGCGCAGCGCCGGGTCGGGATCGACCTCGAGGCGGGTCGCGCCGAGCGCCCGAGCGGCGCGCAGGAGCTCCTCCTTCGCGCGCGGGTCGTCCGCGCGCACCGCGTACGTGCGGGCGGCCGCGCGGACGTCCGCCGGGAGCGCCGCGCGGTGCGCGTCGGCGCGGTCGGCCGTCGTGAACGTCGGGAGCGACCGGCCCCCCTCCGCGTCGCGGACCGTCAACGGCGCGAGCGCGCCCGGCGGCGCGTCGCGCCGCACCAGCGCGTGCAGGGGACCGTCGAGGGCGGCGTAGGCGGCGTCGCGCACGCCGCGACGCTACACCTTCGGCAGCGTCACGCCCCGTTGCCCCATGTACTTGCCCTTGCGGTCGGCGTAGGTGGTTTCGGGCCGTTCGCCCTGGAAGAACAACAACTGCACGATCCCCTCGTGGGCGTACACCTTCGCGGGGAGGGGCGTCGTGTTGGACAACTCCAGCGTGACGTGCCCCTCCCAGCCCGGCTCGAGGGGCGTGACGTTCGCGACGATGCCGGTCCGCGCGTACGAGCTCTTGCCGAGCGCGACGACGAGGACGTCGTCGGGAATGCGCAGGTACTCCACCGACCGCGTCAGCGCGAACGAGTTCGGGGGGATGATGCAGACGTCGTCCTCGAGCTCGACGAAGCTGGCTTCGTCGAACGCCTTCGGATCGACGACGGTGTTGAAGGCGTTGACGAAGACCCGCCACTCGGCGGCGGCGCGCAGGTCGTAGCCGAAGCTCGAGAGGCCGTAACTGATGACGCCCTCGCGCTCGAGGTGCTCGACGAACGGTTCGATCATGCCCTCGCGCGCGCGTTCGCGAATCCAACGGTCGGACCGGATGCTCATGCGCGCGACTCTACCGCGCGGCGCGGTAGCCTCGCGGCATGCTTCTCGCGGTCGACGTCGGCAACACCCGCACCACCGTGGGGCTGTTCGACGGCGCGACCCTGCGGCACCGCTGGCGCGTCGCGACCGACGCGCGGCGCAGCGCGGACGAGATCGCGGTCCTGCTGCGGTCGTTGCGGGCCCTGGACGACGCGCCGCCGCCCGACCGCGCCATCCTGGCGTCGGTCGTCCCGGCGGCCGAGCGCGCCTGGCGCGAGGCGGTGGGGGAGCGCGCGGGGGTCCCGACCGACGTCGTGACCGCCGCGTGCGCCGCGTCGCACCTGCGGGTCGAGACCGACCGCCCCGAGGAGGTCGGGGCGGACCGGATCGTGAACGCGGTCGCCGCGACGGCGTACCCGGGGGACGCCTGGGTGGTGGTGGACCTGGGGACCGCGACGACGTTCGATCTCGTGCTCGCGCCCGACCGGCTCCGGGGGGTCGCGATCG encodes the following:
- the dcd gene encoding dCTP deaminase is translated as MSIRSDRWIRERAREGMIEPFVEHLEREGVISYGLSSFGYDLRAAAEWRVFVNAFNTVVDPKAFDEASFVELEDDVCIIPPNSFALTRSVEYLRIPDDVLVVALGKSSYARTGIVANVTPLEPGWEGHVTLELSNTTPLPAKVYAHEGIVQLLFFQGERPETTYADRKGKYMGQRGVTLPKV
- a CDS encoding type III pantothenate kinase, with translation MLLAVDVGNTRTTVGLFDGATLRHRWRVATDARRSADEIAVLLRSLRALDDAPPPDRAILASVVPAAERAWREAVGERAGVPTDVVTAACAASHLRVETDRPEEVGADRIVNAVAATAYPGDAWVVVDLGTATTFDLVLAPDRLRGVAIAPGLEVAAEALATRAAKLGAVELSAPDRAVGRTTGEAVRSGLVLGHAAMVDGMVDRFVAEARAEVGSEARVTVLATGGLAGVVAGASARLDAVEPWLTLEGLRRLAGDG